One genomic window of Verrucomicrobiia bacterium includes the following:
- the purL gene encoding phosphoribosylformylglycinamidine synthase subunit PurL, giving the protein MTEPAITPELVKKHNLTPDEYARAVEILGREPSYTELGIFSVMWSEHCSYKNTRPVLKGFPTKSPKILVGAGEENAGIIDIGDGLAIAFKIESHNHPSAVEPFQGAATGVGGIIRDIFTMGARPVCGLNSLRFGNLESPEVRHLFSGVVEGIAHYGNCFGIPTIGGEVYFDDCYAGNPLVNAFCLGVLRHEQIARGAAKGIGNPVFYVGPATGRDGLAGAAFASQDLTDESAEQQRGAVQVGDPFMEKLVLEAVLELLATDAVTGIQDMGAAGLTCSTCETAARAGTGIEIELNKVPQRGPNMSSYEIMLSESQERMLVIVKKGRESEVQRIFDKWDLPWAEVGVVTDTGRMVVRHGGKIVADIPAKKLADDAPVYQRESREPAYLQAVRAFTLDKIPTISNPTENLKSLLSWPSIASKNWVYRQYDHMVRDGSVVCPGSDAAVIRIKGDSLPVLPASSTKNNDNVPDKFIAMTVDCNATYVYLDPYEGGKIATAEAARNLACSGAIPLGSTDNLNFGNPHNPELFYQLKESVRGIAEGCTVFNAPVTGGNVSLYNQNPQGAIDPTPTVAMVGIIEKAEHITTQWFKDEGDAIILLGDLVDGTDPLQGLGGSAYLKVVHGQKTGTPPKCDLQKEKVLHDTIRALIYTGDVKSAHDCSEGGLAVAIAESCISGYEARNTPRFRGATVDLSAFDKARLDAILFGEAQGRIVISVAKINAVKVVERAKLLGVSATVIGSVGGSDLAIKAGGQDLKWALSDLHDGWWNSIARAMK; this is encoded by the coding sequence ATGACGGAACCCGCCATCACTCCAGAGTTGGTCAAGAAGCATAACCTGACGCCGGACGAGTACGCCCGCGCCGTCGAAATCCTCGGGCGTGAACCGAGCTATACCGAGCTGGGCATCTTCTCGGTGATGTGGAGCGAGCACTGCTCTTACAAGAACACACGTCCGGTGCTGAAAGGTTTTCCGACGAAGTCGCCGAAGATCCTCGTGGGTGCCGGTGAGGAGAACGCAGGCATCATCGACATCGGTGACGGGCTGGCGATCGCGTTCAAGATCGAATCACACAACCATCCGAGTGCGGTGGAGCCTTTCCAAGGCGCGGCGACGGGTGTGGGCGGCATCATTCGCGATATTTTCACAATGGGTGCGCGTCCGGTGTGCGGACTGAACTCGTTGCGCTTCGGTAATCTGGAATCGCCGGAAGTGAGGCATCTGTTCAGCGGTGTGGTGGAAGGCATCGCGCATTACGGCAACTGCTTCGGCATCCCGACCATCGGTGGCGAAGTTTATTTCGATGATTGCTACGCGGGCAATCCGCTGGTGAACGCATTCTGCCTCGGCGTGTTGCGTCACGAGCAGATCGCGCGTGGTGCGGCGAAGGGTATCGGTAATCCGGTGTTCTACGTGGGACCGGCGACGGGCCGTGATGGTCTGGCGGGTGCGGCGTTCGCTTCACAAGATTTAACGGATGAATCCGCTGAGCAACAGCGCGGTGCGGTGCAGGTGGGCGATCCGTTCATGGAGAAGCTCGTGCTGGAAGCCGTGCTGGAATTGCTCGCGACGGATGCGGTGACGGGTATCCAAGACATGGGCGCAGCGGGCTTGACCTGCTCGACGTGTGAGACGGCGGCTCGTGCGGGAACGGGTATCGAGATCGAACTCAACAAGGTGCCGCAGCGTGGACCGAACATGAGCTCCTACGAGATCATGCTTTCGGAATCGCAAGAGCGCATGCTCGTGATCGTGAAGAAGGGTCGCGAGTCCGAAGTGCAGCGTATTTTCGACAAGTGGGATTTGCCGTGGGCGGAAGTCGGTGTGGTGACGGACACGGGCCGCATGGTGGTGCGTCACGGGGGCAAGATCGTGGCGGACATTCCGGCTAAGAAATTGGCGGATGACGCGCCAGTGTATCAGCGCGAATCGCGTGAGCCGGCTTACCTGCAAGCGGTGCGAGCGTTCACGCTCGACAAGATCCCGACGATCTCTAATCCGACGGAGAATCTGAAGTCACTGCTCTCCTGGCCTTCGATCGCATCGAAGAACTGGGTGTATCGTCAATACGATCACATGGTGCGCGATGGTTCCGTGGTTTGCCCGGGATCTGATGCAGCGGTGATCCGCATCAAGGGTGATTCGCTCCCGGTGTTGCCGGCGTCTTCCACAAAGAACAACGATAACGTGCCGGATAAATTCATCGCGATGACGGTGGATTGCAACGCCACTTACGTTTATCTCGATCCGTATGAAGGCGGCAAGATCGCCACGGCGGAAGCGGCGCGTAACCTCGCTTGCTCGGGTGCGATCCCGCTGGGTTCCACGGACAATCTGAATTTCGGCAACCCGCACAATCCGGAACTGTTCTATCAGTTGAAGGAATCAGTGCGCGGTATCGCGGAAGGTTGCACGGTGTTCAATGCACCGGTGACGGGCGGCAACGTCAGTCTCTACAACCAGAATCCGCAAGGTGCGATCGATCCGACGCCGACGGTGGCGATGGTGGGCATCATCGAGAAGGCGGAACATATCACGACGCAGTGGTTCAAGGACGAGGGCGATGCGATCATCCTGCTCGGCGACCTCGTGGACGGCACGGACCCGCTGCAAGGCTTGGGTGGTTCAGCATACTTGAAGGTCGTGCATGGTCAGAAGACCGGCACGCCGCCGAAGTGCGATCTCCAGAAGGAGAAGGTGTTGCACGATACGATCCGGGCGCTGATCTACACGGGCGATGTGAAGAGCGCGCATGATTGCAGCGAAGGCGGCTTGGCCGTGGCGATCGCGGAGTCCTGCATCTCGGGCTATGAAGCGCGCAATACACCGCGCTTCCGTGGTGCGACGGTTGATTTGAGCGCCTTTGACAAAGCGCGTCTTGATGCGATTCTCTTCGGCGAAGCGCAAGGTCGTATCGTGATCAGCGTGGCGAAGATCAATGCGGTGAAAGTCGTGGAACGTGCTAAATTGCTGGGTGTGTCCGCGACGGTCATCGGCAGTGTGGGCGGTTCGGACCTGGCCATCAAGGCGGGCGGGCAGGATCTGAAGTGGGCGTTGAGCGACCTGCACGATGGCTGGTGGAACAGCATCGCGCGGGCTATGAAATAA